The proteins below come from a single Papaver somniferum cultivar HN1 chromosome 11, ASM357369v1, whole genome shotgun sequence genomic window:
- the LOC113322872 gene encoding cysteine proteinase inhibitor 6-like — protein MRLGDKIYYNKFKFLIAAAALVIFCGLGLSCESNMAMVGDVRDSREGSQNSLEIEDLAKFAVDEHNKKENALLEFVRVVKAKEQVVAGAMHHLTLEVIEAGKKKFYEAKVWVKPWMNFKELQEFKHSDHESSASTCTPSDLGVKREGHAPGLQAVPADDPAVKDAADHALKSIQQRSNSLAPYELLEILSAKAEVIEESAKFHMLLKLKRGSKEEKYKVEVHKNEEGAHHLNQMEADLS, from the exons ATGAGACTCGGAGATAAGATATATTATAATAAGTTTAAGTTTCTGATCGCTGCTGCTGCTCTAGTTATATTCTGTGGATTAGGCCTTTCTTGTGAATCCAATATGGCTATGGTTGGTGATGTTCGTGACTCTCGTGAAGGATCTCAAAACAGTCTTGAGATCGAAGATCTCGCCAAATTTGCTGTTGATGAACACAACAAGAAAGAG AATGCGCTTTTGGAATTTGTAAGGGTAGTGAAGGCGAAAGAACAGGTGGTTGCTGGTGCTATGCACCATTTGACACTGGAAGTAATTGAGGCTGGGAAGAAGAAATTTTACGAAGCCAAGGTTTGGGTGAAGCCATGGATGAATTtcaaggagttgcaggaatttaAGCATTCTGATCATGAATCTTCTGCCTCCACTTGTACTCCTTCCGATCTTGGGGTTAAGCGAG AGGGCCATGCACCAGGATTGCAAGCAGTGCCAGCAGATGATCCTGCAGTCAAAGATGCAGCGGACCATGCCCTGAAGAGTATCCAGCAGAGATCTAATTCCTTGGCTCCATATGAACTGCTTGAGATTCTTTCTGCTAAGGCCGAG GTAATTGAAGAATCGGCCAAGTTCCATATGCTTCTCAAGCTGAAGAGGGGCAGCAAGGAAGAGAAGTACAAGGTTGAAGTACACAAAAATGAAGAGGGTGCCCACCATTTGAATCAGATGGAAGCTGACCTTTCTTAA